In a single window of the Rhineura floridana isolate rRhiFlo1 chromosome 3, rRhiFlo1.hap2, whole genome shotgun sequence genome:
- the LOC133381236 gene encoding zinc finger protein 397-like isoform X1, with product MERGEPAVSKLEIRPEEGPGDSFHIVQVETVGQFPKWPSLKCIKEEPEEGLLSQSWDAQWKDFLKVVQPPHSSMESPQLLEAVSWRGNTKVSVIPVEGPTATSEEARGDEQMAQVTQSLRRPAKQKYGLPDPRDREDYGKVKEERERALSTDRERCLFRQFSYGEAEGPREVYRQLHTLCHRWLKPEKRTKEQILEVLILEQFLAVLPQEMQKWVKESCPETSSQGVALAEDFLLRQQEAERQEEEVVSLIQGVAVSFPDAERASSETAQRWLIREIKKGRGKDAKLPADGWMSDSDRELQGMLAKRTQSLESFFNEDESKRDEGREDGRGKSTIGQESSVCKITLQERIHKGKGRSLCTLCGKSFSTKSSFNRHQRIHTGEKPYECPDCSESFLARSNLIRHQRIHTGEKPYKCSDCGKRFSRSANLITHQRSHTGEKPYKCLGCGKMFNQSAHLMRHQRTHVREKPYECADCGKGFTQDTALTGHQRIHTGEKPYECSDCSMKFRDKSSLNRHQRLHTGEKPYKCSECWKAFSSRSVLIRHQRTHMTEKPSKGSECSQTFLTISDLVTHQRTHTGEEIV from the exons ATGGAGAGGGGAGAGCCTGCTGTTTCCAAGCTGGAGATTAGACCAGAGGAAGGCCCAGGAGATTCCTTCCATATTGTTCAAGTGGAGACAGTCGGGCAGTTTCCAAAATGGCCGTCACTGAAATGCATTAAGGAGGAACCAGAGGAGGGTCTGTTATCACAGAGCTGGGATGCCCAGTGGAAAGACTTCCTCAAGGTGGTTCAGCCCCCCCACTCCAGCATGGAAAGCCCACAGCTGCTGGAGGCTGTCTCATGGCGGGGGAATACTAAAGTGTCTGTCATCCCCGTTGAGGGACCCACAGCTACCAGCGAGGAGGCCAGAGGTGATGAGCAAATGGCCCAGGTTACACAAAGCCTTCGTCGGCCAGCTAAGCAGAAGTATGGCTTGCCGGATCCCAGAGACAGGGAGGATTATGGGAAAGTGAAGGAAGAGCGCGAACGTGCCCTTAGCACAGACAGAGAGCGCTGTCTCTTCCGGCAGTTCTCCTACGGGGAGGCAGAAGGGCCCCGCGAGGTGTATAGGCAGCTGCACACACTTTGTCATCGGTGGCTCAAGCCAGAGAAGCGCACAAAGGAGCAGATCCTGGAAGtgctgatcctggagcagttcttggcTGTCCTGCCCCAGGAAATGCAGAAGTGGGTGAAGGAGAGCTGCCCAGAGACCTCCAGCCAGGGGGTGGCCCTCGCAGAGGATTTCCTGTTGAGGCAGCAAGAGGCCGAGAGGCAGGAAGAGGAG GTGGTGAGTTTGATCCAAGGGGTGGCCGTGAGCTTCCCGGATGCCGAGCGAGCTTCATCGGAAACTGCTCAGAGGTGGCTCATCAGAGAGatcaagaaggggaggggaaaagacgCCAAACTGCCAG CAGATGGGTGGATGAGCGACAGTGACAGGGAGCTGCAAGGGATGTTGGCAAAAAGAACCCAGAGTCTAGAGAGTTTTTTTAATGAAGATGAATCGAAGAGAGATGAAGGAAGGGAAGACGGGAGGGGAAAATCCACCATTGGCCAAGAAAGCTCAGTCTGCAAAATAACACTCCAAGAAAGGATACacaaaggaaagggaaggagttTGTGTACTttgtgtgggaaaagcttcagtacTAAATCAAGTTTTAACAGACACCAGAGGATCCAcacgggagagaaaccatatgaatgtcCAGACTGCAGTGAAAGCTTTCTTGCTAGATCCAACCTCATTAGGCATCAGAGAatccacacgggggagaaaccgTACAAATGCTCAGACTGTGGGAAGAGGTTTAGTCGGAGCGCAAACCTCATTACACATCAGAGgagccacacaggagagaagccgtaTAAATGCTTGGGCTGTGGAAAGATGTTTAATCAGAGTGCGCATCTCATGAGACACCAGAGAACCCATGTGAGAGAAAAGCCATATGAATGTGCCGATTGTGGGAAGGGATTTACTCAGGACACAGCTCTTACTGgacatcagagaatccacactGGAGAGAAGCCATATGAGTGCTCAGACTGTAGCATGAAATTTCGTGATAAATCGAGCCTTAATAGACATCAGAGACTtcatacaggggaaaaaccataCAAGTGCTCAGAGTGCTGGAAAGCATTCAGTAGTCGTTCAGTACTTATTCGGCATCAGAGAACCCACATGACAGAGAAACCAAGTAAAGGCTCAGAATGCAGCCAAACCTTTCTTACCATATCAGACCTTGTCACACATCAGCGTACCCACACAGGGGAGGAAATTGTATAA
- the LOC133381236 gene encoding zinc finger and SCAN domain-containing protein 2-like isoform X2, producing the protein MERGEPAVSKLEIRPEEGPGDSFHIVQVETVGQFPKWPSLKCIKEEPEEGLLSQSWDAQWKDFLKVVQPPHSSMESPQLLEAVSWRGNTKVSVIPVEGPTATSEEARGDEQMAQVTQSLRRPAKQKYGLPDPRDREDYGKVKEERERALSTDRERCLFRQFSYGEAEGPREVYRQLHTLCHRWLKPEKRTKEQILEVLILEQFLAVLPQEMQKWVKESCPETSSQGVALAEDFLLRQQEAERQEEEVVSLIQGVAVSFPDAERASSETAQRWLIREIKKGRGKDAKLPDGWMSDSDRELQGMLAKRTQSLESFFNEDESKRDEGREDGRGKSTIGQESSVCKITLQERIHKGKGRSLCTLCGKSFSTKSSFNRHQRIHTGEKPYECPDCSESFLARSNLIRHQRIHTGEKPYKCSDCGKRFSRSANLITHQRSHTGEKPYKCLGCGKMFNQSAHLMRHQRTHVREKPYECADCGKGFTQDTALTGHQRIHTGEKPYECSDCSMKFRDKSSLNRHQRLHTGEKPYKCSECWKAFSSRSVLIRHQRTHMTEKPSKGSECSQTFLTISDLVTHQRTHTGEEIV; encoded by the exons ATGGAGAGGGGAGAGCCTGCTGTTTCCAAGCTGGAGATTAGACCAGAGGAAGGCCCAGGAGATTCCTTCCATATTGTTCAAGTGGAGACAGTCGGGCAGTTTCCAAAATGGCCGTCACTGAAATGCATTAAGGAGGAACCAGAGGAGGGTCTGTTATCACAGAGCTGGGATGCCCAGTGGAAAGACTTCCTCAAGGTGGTTCAGCCCCCCCACTCCAGCATGGAAAGCCCACAGCTGCTGGAGGCTGTCTCATGGCGGGGGAATACTAAAGTGTCTGTCATCCCCGTTGAGGGACCCACAGCTACCAGCGAGGAGGCCAGAGGTGATGAGCAAATGGCCCAGGTTACACAAAGCCTTCGTCGGCCAGCTAAGCAGAAGTATGGCTTGCCGGATCCCAGAGACAGGGAGGATTATGGGAAAGTGAAGGAAGAGCGCGAACGTGCCCTTAGCACAGACAGAGAGCGCTGTCTCTTCCGGCAGTTCTCCTACGGGGAGGCAGAAGGGCCCCGCGAGGTGTATAGGCAGCTGCACACACTTTGTCATCGGTGGCTCAAGCCAGAGAAGCGCACAAAGGAGCAGATCCTGGAAGtgctgatcctggagcagttcttggcTGTCCTGCCCCAGGAAATGCAGAAGTGGGTGAAGGAGAGCTGCCCAGAGACCTCCAGCCAGGGGGTGGCCCTCGCAGAGGATTTCCTGTTGAGGCAGCAAGAGGCCGAGAGGCAGGAAGAGGAG GTGGTGAGTTTGATCCAAGGGGTGGCCGTGAGCTTCCCGGATGCCGAGCGAGCTTCATCGGAAACTGCTCAGAGGTGGCTCATCAGAGAGatcaagaaggggaggggaaaagacgCCAAACTGCCAG ATGGGTGGATGAGCGACAGTGACAGGGAGCTGCAAGGGATGTTGGCAAAAAGAACCCAGAGTCTAGAGAGTTTTTTTAATGAAGATGAATCGAAGAGAGATGAAGGAAGGGAAGACGGGAGGGGAAAATCCACCATTGGCCAAGAAAGCTCAGTCTGCAAAATAACACTCCAAGAAAGGATACacaaaggaaagggaaggagttTGTGTACTttgtgtgggaaaagcttcagtacTAAATCAAGTTTTAACAGACACCAGAGGATCCAcacgggagagaaaccatatgaatgtcCAGACTGCAGTGAAAGCTTTCTTGCTAGATCCAACCTCATTAGGCATCAGAGAatccacacgggggagaaaccgTACAAATGCTCAGACTGTGGGAAGAGGTTTAGTCGGAGCGCAAACCTCATTACACATCAGAGgagccacacaggagagaagccgtaTAAATGCTTGGGCTGTGGAAAGATGTTTAATCAGAGTGCGCATCTCATGAGACACCAGAGAACCCATGTGAGAGAAAAGCCATATGAATGTGCCGATTGTGGGAAGGGATTTACTCAGGACACAGCTCTTACTGgacatcagagaatccacactGGAGAGAAGCCATATGAGTGCTCAGACTGTAGCATGAAATTTCGTGATAAATCGAGCCTTAATAGACATCAGAGACTtcatacaggggaaaaaccataCAAGTGCTCAGAGTGCTGGAAAGCATTCAGTAGTCGTTCAGTACTTATTCGGCATCAGAGAACCCACATGACAGAGAAACCAAGTAAAGGCTCAGAATGCAGCCAAACCTTTCTTACCATATCAGACCTTGTCACACATCAGCGTACCCACACAGGGGAGGAAATTGTATAA
- the LOC133381236 gene encoding zinc finger and SCAN domain-containing protein 2-like isoform X3 translates to MAQVTQSLRRPAKQKYGLPDPRDREDYGKVKEERERALSTDRERCLFRQFSYGEAEGPREVYRQLHTLCHRWLKPEKRTKEQILEVLILEQFLAVLPQEMQKWVKESCPETSSQGVALAEDFLLRQQEAERQEEEVVSLIQGVAVSFPDAERASSETAQRWLIREIKKGRGKDAKLPADGWMSDSDRELQGMLAKRTQSLESFFNEDESKRDEGREDGRGKSTIGQESSVCKITLQERIHKGKGRSLCTLCGKSFSTKSSFNRHQRIHTGEKPYECPDCSESFLARSNLIRHQRIHTGEKPYKCSDCGKRFSRSANLITHQRSHTGEKPYKCLGCGKMFNQSAHLMRHQRTHVREKPYECADCGKGFTQDTALTGHQRIHTGEKPYECSDCSMKFRDKSSLNRHQRLHTGEKPYKCSECWKAFSSRSVLIRHQRTHMTEKPSKGSECSQTFLTISDLVTHQRTHTGEEIV, encoded by the exons ATGGCCCAGGTTACACAAAGCCTTCGTCGGCCAGCTAAGCAGAAGTATGGCTTGCCGGATCCCAGAGACAGGGAGGATTATGGGAAAGTGAAGGAAGAGCGCGAACGTGCCCTTAGCACAGACAGAGAGCGCTGTCTCTTCCGGCAGTTCTCCTACGGGGAGGCAGAAGGGCCCCGCGAGGTGTATAGGCAGCTGCACACACTTTGTCATCGGTGGCTCAAGCCAGAGAAGCGCACAAAGGAGCAGATCCTGGAAGtgctgatcctggagcagttcttggcTGTCCTGCCCCAGGAAATGCAGAAGTGGGTGAAGGAGAGCTGCCCAGAGACCTCCAGCCAGGGGGTGGCCCTCGCAGAGGATTTCCTGTTGAGGCAGCAAGAGGCCGAGAGGCAGGAAGAGGAG GTGGTGAGTTTGATCCAAGGGGTGGCCGTGAGCTTCCCGGATGCCGAGCGAGCTTCATCGGAAACTGCTCAGAGGTGGCTCATCAGAGAGatcaagaaggggaggggaaaagacgCCAAACTGCCAG CAGATGGGTGGATGAGCGACAGTGACAGGGAGCTGCAAGGGATGTTGGCAAAAAGAACCCAGAGTCTAGAGAGTTTTTTTAATGAAGATGAATCGAAGAGAGATGAAGGAAGGGAAGACGGGAGGGGAAAATCCACCATTGGCCAAGAAAGCTCAGTCTGCAAAATAACACTCCAAGAAAGGATACacaaaggaaagggaaggagttTGTGTACTttgtgtgggaaaagcttcagtacTAAATCAAGTTTTAACAGACACCAGAGGATCCAcacgggagagaaaccatatgaatgtcCAGACTGCAGTGAAAGCTTTCTTGCTAGATCCAACCTCATTAGGCATCAGAGAatccacacgggggagaaaccgTACAAATGCTCAGACTGTGGGAAGAGGTTTAGTCGGAGCGCAAACCTCATTACACATCAGAGgagccacacaggagagaagccgtaTAAATGCTTGGGCTGTGGAAAGATGTTTAATCAGAGTGCGCATCTCATGAGACACCAGAGAACCCATGTGAGAGAAAAGCCATATGAATGTGCCGATTGTGGGAAGGGATTTACTCAGGACACAGCTCTTACTGgacatcagagaatccacactGGAGAGAAGCCATATGAGTGCTCAGACTGTAGCATGAAATTTCGTGATAAATCGAGCCTTAATAGACATCAGAGACTtcatacaggggaaaaaccataCAAGTGCTCAGAGTGCTGGAAAGCATTCAGTAGTCGTTCAGTACTTATTCGGCATCAGAGAACCCACATGACAGAGAAACCAAGTAAAGGCTCAGAATGCAGCCAAACCTTTCTTACCATATCAGACCTTGTCACACATCAGCGTACCCACACAGGGGAGGAAATTGTATAA